One Lottiidibacillus patelloidae DNA segment encodes these proteins:
- a CDS encoding TrmH family RNA methyltransferase: protein MKMIDSLQNPSVKKWKKLHTKKEREKTNTFLVEGFHLVEEALKSDVEITTIIVDQDANLPRALDFSNVSMTYVSNQVMRAISETETPQGIIAVCKKQETKDISSGRGQKWLLLDRIQDPGNVGTMIRTADAAGLDGVLLSPGCADIYNAKTIRATQGSLFHIPVVTAELTTWLNTFKEDSVPVYGTALEGGVPYQEMDSNPERGFALIVGNEGSGVDASLLSQTDKNLYVPIYGKAESLNVSLAAGILLYYLRG, encoded by the coding sequence ATGAAGATGATCGATTCACTTCAAAACCCTTCCGTTAAAAAGTGGAAGAAGTTACATACGAAAAAAGAGCGTGAAAAAACAAATACGTTTTTAGTAGAAGGTTTTCACCTTGTTGAAGAAGCGTTAAAAAGTGATGTGGAAATTACGACAATCATTGTCGACCAGGATGCAAACTTACCACGTGCACTAGATTTCTCTAATGTGTCAATGACATATGTTTCAAATCAAGTAATGAGAGCAATTAGTGAAACAGAAACACCTCAAGGTATTATCGCTGTTTGTAAAAAGCAAGAAACAAAAGATATCTCAAGTGGTCGTGGGCAAAAATGGTTATTACTTGATCGCATTCAAGATCCAGGTAATGTTGGCACAATGATTCGCACTGCAGATGCGGCTGGATTAGATGGTGTTTTATTAAGCCCTGGTTGTGCAGATATTTATAACGCAAAAACAATTCGCGCGACACAAGGCTCACTTTTTCACATTCCAGTAGTTACAGCTGAACTTACGACTTGGTTAAATACGTTCAAGGAAGATAGTGTCCCAGTATACGGTACAGCACTTGAAGGTGGAGTTCCTTATCAAGAAATGGATAGCAATCCAGAACGAGGCTTTGCTTTAATTGTAGGTAATGAAGGTAGCGGAGTTGACGCTTCTTTACTTTCGCAAACAGATAAAAACTTATATGTACCAATCTATGGTAAGGCTGAATCATTAAATGTATCTCTTGCTGCAGGAATTTTATTATATTATTTACGAGGATAG
- a CDS encoding M42 family metallopeptidase, whose product MSKLDATLQMLKELTDAKGIPGNEREPREVMKKYIEPFADEVVTDNLGSLIAKKVGDENGPKIMVAGHLDEVGFMVTQIDDKGFLRFQTVGGWWSQVMLAQRVTVMTKKGDITGIIGSKPPHILPPEARKKPVDIKDMFIDIGASSREEAMEFGVKPGDSVVPYFEFTVMNNDKMLLAKAWDNRIGCAIAIDVLRQLEGEKHPNIVYGVGTVQEEVGLRGAKTATNFIKPDIGFAVDVGIAGDTPGVSSKDAASKMGEGPQIILYDASMVSHKGLRDFVTDVADEKGIPYQFDSIAAGGTDSGAIHITANGVPALSITVASRYIHSNAAMIHRDDFENAVKLIVEVIKRLDADTVKEITFN is encoded by the coding sequence ATGAGTAAACTAGATGCAACTTTACAAATGTTAAAGGAATTAACCGATGCAAAAGGGATTCCTGGAAATGAACGTGAGCCTAGAGAAGTAATGAAAAAATACATAGAACCATTTGCTGATGAAGTGGTTACAGATAACTTAGGAAGCTTAATTGCTAAAAAAGTTGGAGATGAGAATGGTCCGAAAATCATGGTAGCAGGTCACCTTGATGAAGTTGGATTTATGGTTACTCAAATCGACGATAAAGGATTTTTACGCTTCCAAACGGTTGGTGGTTGGTGGTCACAAGTAATGCTGGCGCAACGAGTGACAGTGATGACGAAAAAAGGTGATATAACTGGTATTATCGGTTCAAAACCACCTCATATCCTTCCTCCTGAAGCGAGAAAGAAACCAGTAGATATTAAAGATATGTTCATTGATATCGGTGCTTCAAGTCGTGAAGAAGCAATGGAATTTGGTGTTAAACCAGGGGATTCTGTTGTTCCTTACTTTGAATTCACAGTAATGAATAATGACAAAATGCTCCTTGCTAAAGCTTGGGATAACCGTATCGGTTGTGCAATTGCAATCGATGTGTTACGTCAATTAGAAGGTGAAAAGCATCCTAATATCGTTTACGGTGTAGGAACTGTTCAAGAAGAAGTTGGTTTACGTGGTGCTAAAACTGCTACGAACTTTATTAAACCAGATATTGGATTTGCAGTAGATGTAGGTATTGCTGGTGATACACCAGGAGTGTCAAGCAAAGATGCAGCTAGTAAAATGGGGGAAGGTCCGCAAATTATTCTTTATGATGCTTCAATGGTTTCTCATAAAGGACTACGCGACTTCGTAACAGATGTTGCTGATGAAAAGGGAATCCCTTACCAATTTGATTCAATTGCAGCTGGTGGAACAGATTCTGGGGCAATCCATATTACAGCGAATGGTGTACCGGCTCTTTCTATTACTGTAGCATCACGCTACATTCATTCAAATGCAGCGATGATTCACCGTGACGATTTCGAAAATGCAGTTAAATTAATTGTAGAAGTAATTAAACGATTAGATGCTGATACAGTAAAAGAAATTACTTTTAACTAA
- a CDS encoding dUTP diphosphatase, translating to MLNFTELYAMQKSLDEKIEKQHGLENKKLIQERILALYVEIGELANETRCFKFWSTKPASDREKILEEYVDGLHFILSLGLTFSYEVEQLSEQQQRNDVSLTSLFNTLYETLAKFDKEKTKSNYINLFENFLIIGQKLTFSNEEIIGAYIEKNKVNIVRQRTGY from the coding sequence ATGCTTAATTTTACTGAATTATATGCGATGCAAAAGTCTTTAGATGAAAAAATTGAAAAACAACACGGTTTAGAAAATAAAAAGTTAATTCAAGAGAGGATTTTAGCTCTTTATGTCGAAATTGGAGAATTAGCGAATGAAACGAGATGTTTTAAATTTTGGAGCACTAAGCCAGCAAGTGATCGTGAGAAAATTTTAGAAGAATATGTTGATGGACTACACTTTATTTTATCATTAGGGTTAACTTTTTCTTATGAAGTAGAACAACTATCAGAACAACAACAGAGGAATGATGTTAGCCTTACATCCTTATTTAACACCCTTTATGAAACCCTTGCAAAGTTTGATAAAGAAAAAACGAAGAGCAATTACATAAATCTTTTTGAAAATTTCCTTATTATTGGACAAAAACTAACATTTTCCAACGAAGAAATAATAGGGGCATACATAGAGAAAAATAAAGTGAATATAGTACGTCAACGTACCGGATACTGA
- the rplT gene encoding 50S ribosomal protein L20 gives MPRVKGGTVARSRRKKVLKLAKGYVGSKHRLFRTAKQQVMKGLTYAYRDRRQKKRDFRKLWIARINAAARINGLSYSRLMHGLKLAEININRKMLAELAVNDEKAFADLAAKAKENLK, from the coding sequence ATGCCAAGAGTAAAAGGCGGTACTGTAGCTCGTTCACGTCGTAAAAAGGTATTAAAATTAGCTAAAGGTTATGTTGGTTCAAAACATAGATTATTTAGAACTGCTAAGCAACAAGTAATGAAAGGTTTAACTTACGCTTATCGCGATCGTCGTCAAAAGAAACGCGACTTCCGTAAGTTATGGATTGCTCGTATTAACGCAGCAGCTCGTATCAATGGTCTTTCTTACAGCCGTTTAATGCACGGTTTAAAGTTAGCTGAAATTAACATTAACCGTAAAATGCTTGCTGAATTAGCTGTAAATGACGAAAAAGCATTTGCTGATTTAGCTGCTAAAGCTAAAGAAAACTTAAAATAA
- the pheS gene encoding phenylalanine--tRNA ligase subunit alpha codes for MKERLEQLKLEAIEKVEAAANLKELQDIKVAYLGKKGPITEVMRGMGKLSAEERPVVGQIVNVVRAEITAKLDEMVAKFEQAEVEAKLREETIDVTLPGRKVNTGNHHPLTAVVEEIEDLFLGMGFTIAEGPEVEQDYYNFEALNLPKGHPARDMQDSFYITEDILLRTHTSPVQARTMGKHEGKGPVKIICPGSVYRRDSDDATHSHQFMQIEGLLVDENVRMSDLKGILETFAKKMFGEERDIRLRPSFFPFTEPSVEVDISCMMCGGSGCNVCKKTGWIEILGAGMVHPNVLEMAGFDSKKYTGFAFGMGAERIAMLKYGVDDIRHFYTNDTRFLKQFGRV; via the coding sequence ATGAAAGAACGCCTGGAACAATTAAAGCTTGAAGCAATTGAAAAGGTTGAAGCAGCTGCAAATCTAAAGGAATTACAAGATATTAAAGTTGCCTATTTAGGAAAAAAAGGTCCAATTACAGAAGTAATGCGTGGCATGGGAAAATTATCTGCTGAAGAACGCCCTGTCGTTGGTCAAATTGTAAACGTTGTCCGTGCTGAAATTACAGCGAAGCTAGATGAAATGGTCGCTAAATTTGAGCAGGCAGAAGTCGAAGCAAAACTTCGCGAAGAAACAATTGATGTCACGCTTCCAGGACGTAAAGTAAACACTGGAAACCATCATCCATTAACAGCTGTCGTTGAGGAAATTGAAGACTTGTTTTTAGGAATGGGCTTTACGATTGCTGAAGGTCCTGAAGTAGAACAAGATTACTATAACTTCGAAGCGTTAAATTTACCAAAAGGACATCCAGCACGAGACATGCAAGACTCTTTCTATATTACTGAGGACATTTTACTTCGTACGCATACATCACCAGTACAAGCACGTACGATGGGTAAGCATGAAGGCAAAGGTCCTGTGAAAATTATTTGCCCTGGTAGTGTATACCGTCGCGATAGTGATGATGCAACACACTCACACCAATTCATGCAAATTGAAGGACTACTTGTTGATGAAAATGTTCGCATGAGTGACTTAAAAGGAATTTTAGAAACATTTGCGAAAAAAATGTTCGGAGAAGAGCGTGACATTCGTCTTCGTCCTAGCTTCTTCCCATTCACAGAGCCATCTGTCGAAGTTGATATTTCATGTATGATGTGCGGTGGATCTGGCTGTAATGTTTGTAAAAAAACTGGCTGGATTGAAATTTTAGGAGCTGGAATGGTACATCCGAATGTACTTGAAATGGCTGGTTTCGATTCGAAAAAGTATACTGGATTCGCTTTCGGAATGGGTGCTGAACGTATTGCGATGCTGAAATACGGTGTAGATGACATTCGTCATTTCTATACGAATGATACTAGATTTTTAAAACAATTCGGACGAGTGTAG
- the infC gene encoding translation initiation factor IF-3: protein MNVNEGIRAREVRLIDVNGEQLGIKTKNEALEIAANANLDLVAVAPNAKPPVCRIMDYGKFRFEQQKKEKEARKNQKIINLKEVRLSPTIEEHDFNTKLRNARKFLSKGDKVKASIRFRGRAITHSKIGKDVLERLAKECEDLSTIETKPKMEGRSMFLILAPVNEK, encoded by the coding sequence ATGAACGTAAATGAGGGAATTCGTGCTCGCGAAGTCCGACTCATTGATGTAAATGGTGAGCAGCTTGGAATTAAAACGAAGAACGAAGCTCTTGAAATTGCAGCAAATGCGAATTTAGATTTAGTTGCGGTAGCACCAAATGCTAAACCACCTGTATGCCGTATTATGGACTACGGAAAATTCCGTTTTGAACAGCAAAAGAAAGAAAAAGAAGCTCGTAAGAATCAAAAGATTATCAACTTAAAAGAAGTGCGATTAAGTCCTACGATTGAAGAGCATGACTTTAATACGAAGCTTCGTAATGCACGTAAATTCTTAAGCAAAGGTGACAAAGTGAAAGCGAGTATTCGTTTCCGCGGACGTGCCATTACTCACTCTAAAATTGGAAAAGACGTTCTAGAACGTCTTGCTAAAGAGTGTGAAGACCTCTCTACCATTGAAACGAAGCCTAAAATGGAAGGGCGCAGCATGTTCTTAATTTTAGCGCCAGTAAACGAAAAGTAA
- the rpmI gene encoding 50S ribosomal protein L35, with protein sequence MPKMKTHRGSAKRFKKTGSGKLKRSHAYTSHLFANKSTKVKRKLRKSAVVSSGDYKRIREQLTNMK encoded by the coding sequence ATGCCTAAAATGAAAACTCATCGTGGTTCAGCTAAGCGTTTTAAGAAAACAGGAAGCGGTAAATTAAAACGTTCTCATGCGTATACAAGTCATTTATTCGCAAACAAGTCTACGAAGGTTAAACGTAAATTACGTAAATCTGCAGTAGTTAGCTCTGGTGATTACAAGCGTATCCGTGAGCAATTAACAAACATGAAATAA
- the sspI gene encoding small acid-soluble spore protein SspI, which produces MNLNLRNAIITNVTGNSQDQLKDTIVDAIQSKEEKMLPGLGVLFEVIWQNSDQSTQQELLETLEQGLK; this is translated from the coding sequence ATGAACTTAAATTTAAGAAATGCTATTATAACAAATGTTACTGGCAATTCTCAAGACCAGCTAAAAGACACAATTGTTGATGCAATTCAAAGTAAAGAGGAAAAGATGCTTCCAGGTCTTGGTGTTTTATTTGAAGTAATATGGCAAAATTCTGATCAAAGTACGCAACAAGAGTTATTGGAAACACTTGAGCAAGGACTTAAATAA
- the pheT gene encoding phenylalanine--tRNA ligase subunit beta, whose translation MFVSYNWLKEYVDINDISAEKLADLITKSGIEVEGVETLNKGISGVVVGHVVECGQHPNADKLRVTKVDIGEEELVQIVCGAPNVAQGQTVAVAKVGAVLPGNFKIKKAKLRGEASHGMICSLSELGIDSKLVAKTYSEGIFVFPTAVTPGQDALEYLNLHDHVLELGLTPNRADCLSMLGVAYEVAAILGKDVKTPQPEITEAAEKTSDYISVSIDAKKENPYYAARIVKDVKVGPSPLWMQTRLMAAGIRPISNIVDITNYMLLEYGTPLHGFDYDRIGSKEIVVRLAKQDEEIVTLDDATRKLNDHHLVITNGKEPIAVAGVMGGATSEVQDDTTTVLIEAAYFDAQTVRQASKDLGLRSEASSRFEKGIDPKRVKAACDRAAALMAELAGGTVLEGVVEAGEVNTEATTVSVTADRINAVLGTSLTSDEVGAIFTRLQFAYKEEAGNFTVEVPTRRWDITISEDLIEEVARLFGYDEIPTTLPVGASTPGTLTEYQYKRRMMRRFMEGAGMYQAKTYALTSSEKSLQYAFNNEGLYPVTLKMPMSEERSQLRTSLIPHLLEVVHYNQSRQMEDVAIYEIGKVFLTKEENLENLPEEKERLAGAISGNWHENKWQGEKKAADFFVAKGLLEGLFAKLGIDADTVTFKQDEREGLHPGRTASIYINDTFIGCIGQVHPTEEKAYEISETYVFELDVDALISINVEALAYDKLPRYPSMTRDIALVVEETVQAGTLQSVIKEAGGELLKDVHLFDVYQGEHMEAGKKSLAFSLRYYNDEQTLTEEEVTKAHQIVLDALAEKAGATLRG comes from the coding sequence ATGTTTGTTTCTTATAATTGGTTAAAAGAATATGTTGATATAAATGATATTTCTGCAGAAAAATTAGCAGACTTAATTACGAAAAGTGGTATTGAAGTTGAAGGTGTCGAAACGTTAAACAAAGGCATTTCTGGCGTTGTCGTTGGTCATGTTGTGGAATGTGGGCAACATCCGAATGCCGATAAACTTCGTGTAACGAAAGTCGATATCGGAGAAGAAGAATTAGTACAAATCGTTTGTGGTGCACCAAATGTAGCACAAGGACAAACGGTTGCTGTTGCAAAAGTCGGCGCAGTCTTACCAGGAAATTTCAAAATTAAAAAAGCAAAACTTCGCGGTGAAGCATCACACGGAATGATTTGTTCGTTATCAGAGCTTGGAATTGATAGCAAGTTAGTTGCAAAAACATATAGCGAAGGAATTTTCGTCTTTCCTACAGCAGTAACACCTGGGCAAGATGCTTTAGAATACTTAAACTTACATGATCATGTCTTAGAACTTGGTTTAACACCAAACCGTGCTGACTGCTTAAGTATGTTAGGTGTCGCTTATGAAGTTGCAGCAATTTTAGGAAAAGACGTGAAAACGCCTCAGCCAGAAATAACAGAAGCAGCTGAAAAAACGAGCGATTACATTTCTGTATCGATTGATGCAAAAAAAGAAAATCCATACTACGCTGCAAGAATTGTTAAAGACGTAAAAGTTGGTCCATCACCTTTATGGATGCAAACGCGCTTAATGGCAGCTGGGATTCGCCCGATCAGCAATATTGTTGATATTACAAACTACATGTTATTAGAATATGGCACGCCTCTACACGGATTCGATTATGACCGTATCGGTTCTAAAGAAATAGTTGTCCGCCTTGCTAAGCAAGATGAAGAAATTGTAACACTTGATGATGCAACTCGTAAGTTAAACGACCACCACCTAGTAATTACGAACGGTAAAGAGCCAATTGCCGTTGCTGGTGTGATGGGTGGAGCAACTTCTGAAGTGCAAGATGACACGACAACGGTATTAATTGAAGCAGCATACTTTGATGCTCAAACAGTTCGTCAAGCATCAAAAGATTTAGGCTTGCGCAGTGAAGCTAGTAGCCGTTTTGAAAAAGGAATTGATCCAAAACGTGTCAAAGCAGCATGTGACCGCGCGGCAGCATTAATGGCAGAACTTGCTGGTGGAACAGTTTTGGAAGGTGTAGTTGAAGCTGGCGAAGTTAACACGGAAGCGACTACAGTTTCTGTCACGGCAGATCGCATTAACGCTGTTTTAGGAACATCATTAACTAGTGATGAAGTTGGCGCGATTTTCACTCGCCTTCAATTTGCTTACAAAGAAGAAGCAGGTAACTTTACAGTAGAAGTACCGACAAGACGTTGGGACATTACAATTTCTGAAGATTTAATTGAAGAAGTTGCACGTCTATTCGGTTATGACGAAATTCCAACAACATTACCGGTAGGAGCTTCTACTCCAGGAACGTTAACAGAATATCAATATAAGCGTAGAATGATGCGTCGCTTTATGGAAGGTGCAGGAATGTACCAAGCGAAAACATATGCATTAACTAGCTCAGAAAAGTCATTACAATACGCATTTAACAATGAAGGACTTTACCCTGTTACATTAAAAATGCCAATGAGTGAAGAACGTAGTCAATTACGTACGAGCTTAATCCCGCATCTTTTAGAGGTTGTTCATTATAACCAAAGTCGCCAAATGGAAGATGTTGCTATTTATGAGATTGGCAAAGTGTTCTTAACGAAAGAAGAAAACCTTGAAAACTTACCAGAAGAAAAAGAGCGCTTAGCAGGTGCAATCTCTGGGAACTGGCATGAAAACAAGTGGCAAGGGGAAAAGAAAGCAGCAGACTTCTTCGTTGCTAAGGGACTATTAGAAGGGTTGTTCGCTAAGCTAGGAATTGATGCGGATACTGTAACATTTAAACAAGATGAGCGTGAAGGATTACATCCTGGTCGTACAGCTTCTATCTATATCAACGACACATTCATCGGATGTATTGGTCAAGTACACCCGACAGAAGAAAAAGCTTATGAAATTAGTGAAACATATGTATTTGAATTAGATGTTGATGCTTTAATATCAATTAACGTAGAAGCACTAGCTTATGATAAATTACCACGCTACCCTTCAATGACGAGAGATATCGCTTTAGTTGTTGAGGAAACAGTTCAAGCTGGAACGCTTCAGTCTGTTATAAAAGAAGCAGGCGGAGAACTTCTGAAAGATGTTCACTTATTTGATGTATACCAAGGAGAGCATATGGAAGCTGGTAAAAAGTCACTAGCATTCTCCCTTCGCTATTACAATGATGAACAGACGTTAACAGAGGAAGAAGTAACAAAAGCACACCAAATAGTTCTTGATGCTTTAGCAGAAAAAGCAGGAGCAACTTTAAGAGGATAA